Within the Miscanthus floridulus cultivar M001 chromosome 2, ASM1932011v1, whole genome shotgun sequence genome, the region cattaattttggctatcTCACGCGACttgcaaatctaaatttaatcctgaaatttaacttagtcaaagattctaagtgccaagtgtgtgtgcaatcgaagcaaccatgcaagcctcacaaggctgctgaggcgaggaacttggcaccattggaactcgttcattctgatttatgcgaaatgaatggtgaattgactaaaggcggtagacgatacttcatgacatttatagatgattgcactagattttgctacatgtattttttaaaaacaaaagataaagcgttgcattattttaaggtctataaagctgaggtagaaaatcaacttgagaagaaaatcaagcgtttgcggtccgatcgcgtggaagaatatttctcaaatgaattttctgagttttgcgcggtgcatgaaATTAAtaatgagaggacgccaccatactcaccacagtccaatgggattgcagagagaaagaaccgcactctaactgatttggttaatgccatgttggagactgtgggactatctaaggaatggtggggtgaggctatattgacagcatgtcatgtcctgaatagagtgcccacaaagaacaaagaaattacaccattcaaggaatgggagaagaagagattaaatctctcttacctgcgaacttagggttgtttggcaaaagtgaatgtgccaataaacaaaaagcgaaagcttggaccaaagactgttgatggtgtctttcttggttatgctattcacagcgtgggttatagatttttaattataaactctagtgttcctgagatagCTGTTGATACAATTATGGaatctagagatgctacattttttgagaataagttttccataaaaaatgcacccaacacaactggtcatgaatttataattccctatgagcatgaaaattttattctGATAggacaaattgaggaaccctatgtgcaaaatcctgaggcggatgacactatagtcaccaagaaaagcaagagacagaggactgtaaagtcttttggtgatgactatattgtgtaccttgtggatgacacaccaacgaccattgaagaggcatattcctctcctaatGCTGACTTATAGAAGGAAGTAGTACGGaatgagatggattctgttatatctaatggaacttgggaaatagttgatcgtccctatgggtgcaagcctataggttgcaaatgggtgttcacgaaaaagcttaggcctgatgatactattgagaggtacaaggcaaggcttgtggccaagggctatactcaaaaggaaggtgaggatttctttaatacttattcaccggttgcctgATTGACcataattcgagttttgctttttctgacagcctcttatggtcttatagttcatcaaatggacgttaagacaactTTTCTAAAcgaagagttggaggaggagatctatatggatcagcctgatgggtttgtagcaaatggtcaaaaaggcaaggtgtgtaaattattaaagtcattatacggcctaaaacaagctcctaagcaatggcatgagaagttcgacagaactttaatatctgctggctttgttgtgaatgaagctaacaaatgtgtgtactatcggtatggtgggggtgaatgagtcattttgtgcttatatgttgatgacatactgatctttggatctagcctcaaagtgattgaggaggtgaacAAATTTCTATCTgaaaattttgagatgaaagatttgagagaggctgatgttattcttaatatcaatcttctaagagaaggtgatggtggggtaactctgtcataaacccactatgtggaaaatatGCTATCGCTTTGGGTTCAGTGACTATGcatctgctcctacaccttatgaccctagtgtgctattgaggaaaaatcgaagaatagtAAGGGATCAGCAAAATAtgtatttgatcgatctcatattggttcctagggcattaaatatacacatgcacatatatgtcttcgtgatctccttatgaatttaccggttgttgagaaacctataccggctatttctatgaactacgATAACCAaactgtgattacaaaggttaacagttccaaggataacatgaagtccacaaggcatgttaagagacgactaaaatctgtcaaaaaattgagaaactccgaagtaatagcgttggactacgTCCACACATCTAACAATTtggcagatcagttcactaagggtctatcacgcaacgtgatagaaagtgcatcgagagagatgggtttgagacccacttgaaatttactatagtgacaacctgttctatgtgatcggagatcccataAAGTAGGacagtgaaacaagctagtagtaaattgtgagaaaagatccttagtaagactcatttctgatgcatatcttttcttTCTATAAGGCATGATGACTTTTGCCTTAATGTGTTCTaagtggcttgtcaaagcaaagatgtcctatagaacatcttttgagaaacacacctatatgagtcagactgctggtcacagtctatgagatttgggtgatctctaaatacttatgaaaggcactgaagtatgacttatatgcttcaaatagaggggatgccttttgtTGCCCAATATCAGccaaggactttagtgacattcatctcacacaaaactgtcaattcaaggcttagtccattgttcagttgtgactgagtgaaactattgttctatatggatgttcaacttaacagtctccatcgaaacactagtatataaaagaaatatggttttaagactactttgttataaaccctaaagtttggtggggattgttggatataatatgggcttggctcatataatatttaataaatcaaataaaactctattgtgcgtaacattaagcgttgtatggtttaataccatatgagattttaactgaacgctgactcagcttatatagttggaaattattcatctaaattgagaagctgagaaaaggataaaggcgtgccacacgcgtgcgcgcgccgccgccgccgccggccaggctgtgggcgtgggcgtggcgtggcgagcgGGCGGGCGACGAGAGAGCGGGCGTTCCGTCTCTCtgtctccgtctcctgggattctccgctgcctctccTCTCCCCGTCCATATATCCGAGTCCTCCGTTAGCCCAGATCAAATCCTTCGGCAACCACTCCTAAGAGAACCACACTTCCGCAGCCTTCTggtttccccgtcccgtacctctgcgcgcacggagtagcgggagagcaggtgcctccggaaccctcgtccgccagaaaaccttgcacggggtgcgcgGCGATTAGGCTTTTGGGAAGCGATCCGCGACTACTCGTCCACGCACATCTTCTTTTCGGTGATTGCCTGTGGAACATCAaggtgtcttcttcctggtgatccgttcgtgggactgcactgcgaacatcttcctgcaacgactgtggtccgcgacttcgagcaatgcactatgtcgactagtgcgaatggagcctccgatgtcctcggcatgggaccctccgctgggtacagtctaatctctgtgatttctgTACTTTATGTTTTTACTGTATTCATCAATATGTCATCTCTGCATGATGTAGTGtttataagaaatatacacatgcacatatatatatggTCACAAACTTACTGATGTTATTTTTCTaaattaaactgataatgaaattgtctaAATTCGTAACCGTTGGCGTAGACGTAGAGCGGCGACGTGCCAAGGTCGGCGTACATGATCGCCACGCACTGGAATGCCAGCCACAGCGTCCGAACCCAGCTCTCCTGCCGTCCATGGTGATGGGCGGCGTGGGCTGGCCTCGTGGCGTCGCGGTACAGCGAGTCCTGCCGTAGCCAGTTCACCGGCGGCAGCTGCAGCTCCAGGTCGCCGCTGCGGGGCACCATCTCCAGGCCACCTCCGGCACCCGCTTGTTGTGCCATCTTTCCGCCGCCGGCGGCTTCCTCTGTAGACTGTAGTAGTCAAGGGCAGAACAGGTACCTCTGTACGGCGGAAAGGCTAACCCACTCCGCACTGCACCGTCCCTCAAGCAGCACCCTGTAGGCTGTAGCTGATTTGTTGGCTTCACAGCTGCTCATGGATGTCGCCTTGGGACGCCTTTTATAGCCCAACTATGGTACGCAACCGCGCGTGCAACTTGTGCTCCCTTTTTTCCTATCTCTGCGGCATCGTTGTATCATGGGAACTTGTCAATTTTTCTGGTGAACTCTGATCAAATTTATTGGTTAATTGTTTGAGTAAATTAACCTAATTATTAATTAATGGTCGCAACATCATTTTTTTTTATGAAAGCTGGTCAAAAGGTTAACGTTTTGGGTCTGTTCGCtaggaggaatttggatggtttggaggaatgctggaggaatttgtgagagaaaaatactgtttcggatgaaaaaataagcggataaaagtcgggtttaagggcacgcgaacggagccATTTTGTgtgggtgagagagagagatggaaATGTGCACCTCCGGTACATAAGGATGTGTGAGAGTACAGTGGTGTATGTTGTGAATAGGTCTTCGATATCGATGTATTTATCTAAGAATGACTTATTTTCATAAAGTCAATGGTAAGCGGATAGAACTACTGGTCAACCGTAAAAAGAAGTTTCGTTTTGTTCGTTGTTTTCAACGATGCCACTGCCACATCATCGAGagtggttttatgttgatgaagAAAATCACATCCTCAAATGCATACTTTCAATTCAATTGTTTTATATTCCGGTCATATAGCATTTAATGTGTGACATGGGATTGGAGGATTGTTGGACGAAATGAAATGTCTACGTTCTGTGTAGCAGCTGCTACTGTCGGCACACAGTAACATGCGAGCGGCAGCTGCCACTGAAAAAATGGCTGCTCAACATGTTTATCTGTCCCtaaataaatagatttctagTAAATTTTAAAAATATTAGTATAGCTGTCAAATGACCATATTACCCTTGATTAATTTAAGTTCCACCATTAAGTTGCACATTAATCGGTGTTTGGGTTTCGCGCTGGTCACATTATTTACTACTCATCTGGCTAGCAAAATTGGCCAATAGGAGAGGATGCTGCAGTAAATAGAATGGAAATACGAGAAAGTATTAAGTGGGTATGGGCTGGTGGATCGTCATCCTCTA harbors:
- the LOC136536477 gene encoding probable potassium transporter 16 — translated: MAQQAGAGGGLEMVPRSGDLELQLPPVNWLRQDSLYRDATRPAHAAHHHGRQESWVRTLWLAFQCVAIMYADLGTSPLYVYANAHIISNINTFKHGVKHEDDVLGVLSIIIYSFILFAMIKIVFIALYANHQGGTFALYSLISRYAKICLIPNQQDEDELVLR